One region of Arvicola amphibius chromosome 3, mArvAmp1.2, whole genome shotgun sequence genomic DNA includes:
- the LOC119809357 gene encoding olfactory receptor 8D2-like has protein sequence MSPGNHSTVFVLEGLTDKPGLQMPLFTMFLLIYVVSMSGNLGLVFLIRISSQLHTPMYYFLSNLSFIDLCYSSVIIPKMLVNFVSEKNSTTFPECMTQLFLFSFFGIDDSYMLTVMAYDRYVAICKPLLYNVIMSHRVCVLLSTAVYAMGAFGATVNASYISSRSFCGANVIHHYFCDILPLLNITCSRDYTKEFLVILLVGLNVFVSVFAVFISYAFILASIMRIRSTDGRSKAFSTCSSHLVAVGVFYGSIIFMYLKPASGDTTQEKVASVFYTTVIPMLNPLIYSLRNKDVKEAIRKIVNGGLHSQSA, from the coding sequence ATGAGTCCAGGAAATCACTCGACTGTATTTGTCCTTGAGGGGTTAACAGACAAGCCAGGGCTCCAGATGCCACTCTTTACCATGTTTCTATTGATCTATGTGGTCTCCATGTCAGGAAACTTGGGGTTGGTCTTTTTAATCAGGATTAGCTCTCAGCTTCACACACCCATGTATTATTTTCTCAGTAACTTGTCCTTCATAGATCTCTGCTACTCCTCTGTTATAATTCCAAAGATGCTGGTGAACTTCGTATCAGAGAAGAATTCCACAACTTTTCCTGAGTGCATGACCCAGctatttctgttctctttctttggtATTGATGACTCCTACATGCTAACAGTCATGGCATATGATCGTTACGTTGCTATTTGCAAGCCCTTGCTCTACAACGTCATCATGTCTCACAGAGTCTGTGTGCTACTATCCACTGCTGTATATGCTATGGGGGCCTTTGGGGCCACTGTTAATGCTAGCTACATATCCAGCCGTTCCTTCTGTGGAGCTAATGTCATTCACCATTACTTCTGTGACATCCTTCCTCTTCTGAACATAACTTGCTCAAGAGACTATACCAAGGAGTTTTTGGTGATACTGCTGGTTGGACTTAATGTATTTGTAAGTGTGTTTGCTGTCTTCATCTCTTATGCTTTCATCCTTGCCAGCATTATGAGAATTCGCTCAACAGATGGCAGATCCAAAGCCTTCAGTACATGCAGTTCCCATCTTGTAGCTGTTGGAGTCTTCTATGGTTCCATCATCTTCATGTATTTGAAACCAGCGTCAGGTGACACAACCCAGGAGAAAGTGGCTTCTGTCTTTTACACTACCGTGATTCCCATGCTTAATCCCCTTATCTACAGTCTTAGGaacaaagatgtcaaagaagCCATAAGAAAAATTGTGAATGGTGGGTTACACTCACAGTCTGCATAG
- the LOC119809794 gene encoding putative olfactory receptor 8G3 pseudogene encodes MGPGNYSVVTEFILAGLSSKPKLQLPLFLLFLGIYLFTVLGNLGMIILILLSSHLHTPMYFFLSSLSFIDLCHSTVITPKMLVNFVTVKNIISYPECMTQLYCFLVFAIAECHMLAAMAYDRYVAICNPLLYNVVMSHHLCFWITVGVYTLGIIGSSVHTGFMLKLIFCKTNVINHYFCDLFPLLELSCSSIYINELLVLFLSALNILTPALTILMSYIFIITSILRIRSTEGRFKAFSTCSSHISAVIVFYGSASFMYLQPSSVSSMDQGKVSSVFYTTVVPMLNPLIYSLRNKDVKSAIKKILNRKTL; translated from the coding sequence ATGGGGCCTGGAAACTATTCAGTGGTAACTGAGTTCATCTTGGCTGGACTCTCAAGCAAACCAAAGCTGCAGCTTCccctgttcctcctcttccttggaaTCTACCTGTTCACAGTGCTGGGGAACCTGGGAATGATCATCCTGATCCTGCTCAGCTCCCATctgcacacccccatgtacttcttcctcagcagtctGTCTTTCATTGACCTCTGTCATTCTACTGTGATTACCCCCAAAATGCTGGTGAACTTTGTAACAGTGAAGAACATCATCTCCTACCCTGAATGCATGACTCAGCTCTACTGTTTCCTTGTTTTTGCTATTGCAGAGTGTCACATGTTGGCTGCAATGGCATATGACCGCTATGTTGCCATCTGCAATCCTTTACTTTACAATGTCGTCATGTCTCATCATCTCTGCTTCTGGATCACAGTGGGAGTTTATACTTTGGGTATTATTGGGTCATCAGTTCATACGGGCTTTATGTTAAAGTTGATTTTTTGCAAGACCAATGTGATAAACCATTATTTTTGTGATCTTTTCCCACTCTTGGAGCTATCATGCTCCAGTATATACATCAATGAACTATTGGTTCTTTTCTTGAGTGCATTAAATATCCTGACACCTGCCTTGACCATCCTTATGTCCTACATCTTCATCATTACCAGCATCCTGCGTATCCGTTCCACTGAAGGCAGGTTCAaagccttcagcacctgcagctcCCACATCTCTGCTGTCATTGTCTTCTATGGTTCTGCTTCATTCATGTACTTACAGCCTTCTTCAGTCAGCTCCATGGACCAAGGGAAAGTGTCCTCTGTGTTTTATACTACTGTTGTTCCCATGCTGAACCCATTGATCTACAGCCTGAGAAATAAGGATGTCAAATCAGCCATTAAGAAAATTCTTAACAGGAAAACATTGTAG